A portion of the Lolium rigidum isolate FL_2022 chromosome 1, APGP_CSIRO_Lrig_0.1, whole genome shotgun sequence genome contains these proteins:
- the LOC124683424 gene encoding serotonin N-acetyltransferase 2, chloroplastic-like — MQQPQVQPRPSARGFLRAAVTFKPRNPFLPHRPAASAGIGVQLTVSDTELASRGFDVRRTAEGLDVAALNQVFARVGFPQRQEERLRRALEHSEVAWLASAATGRPVAFARAAGDGVFNAVVWDVVVEPSCQGLGLGRAVMERLVAELRRKGVGNIVLYAEPRVVGFYRPLGFAMDPDGIRGMAYYRSKQKTAAQ, encoded by the coding sequence ATGCAACAACCGCAGGTGCAGCCCCGCCCCAGCGCGCGCGGCTTCCTCCGTGCCGCCGTCACGTTCAAACCCAGGAACCCATTCCTCCCGCACCGTCCGGCCGCGTCCGCCGGCATCGGCGTCCAGCTGACGGTGTCGGACACCGAGCTAGCATCCCGCGGCTTCGACGTGCGGCGCACCGCGGAGGGCCTGGACGTAGCGGCCCTGAACCAGGTGTTCGCGCGCGTGGGGTTCCCGCAGCGGCAGGAGGAGCGGCTGCGGCGCGCGCTGGAGCACAGCGAGGTGGCGTGGCTggcgtcggcggcgacgggccGTCCCGTGGCGTTCGCGCGCGCGGCCGGGGACGGGGTGTTCAACGCGGTGGTGTGGGACGTGGTGGTGGAGCCGTCGTGCCAGGGGCTCGGGCTCGGCCGCGCCGTCATGGAGCGGCTCGTGGCGGAGCTCCGGCGCAAGGGCGTCGGCAACATCGTGCTCTACGCCGAGCCCAGGGTGGTGGGCTTCTACCGCCCGCTCGGGTTCGCCATGGACCCCGACGGCATCCGGGGCATGGCGTACTACCGCAGCAAGCAGAAGACTGCTGCACAGTGA
- the LOC124683423 gene encoding casparian strip membrane protein 2-like encodes MSSTNEATVIHVDDTTGKAPVTAAPPPAAAPTAPVQQQRKSGGGVPFLLRGGADGFRRCMAFVDLLLRVVAFGPTLAAAIATATSNETLSVFTEHFQFRARFDDFPTFTFFVAANAIAAGYLVLSLPFSVVGIIRPKATVVRLLLLIGDTVMVVLVTAAASAAAAIVYVAHEGNMRANWVPICMNFHGFCERTSGSVVASFLAVLVFILLVLLSACAIRRRPC; translated from the coding sequence ATGAGCAGCACCAATGAAGCCACCGTCATCCACGTTGACGACACCACCGGCAAGGCCCCGGTTACAGCTGCGCCGCCACCAGCAGCAGCCCCAACCGCGCCGGTGCAGCAGCAGCGCAAGTCCGGTGGCGGTGTGCCGTTCCTCCTGCGCGGCGGCGCCGATGGCTTCCGTCGCTGCATGGCCTTCGTGGACCTGCTGCTGAGGGTTGTCGCCTTCGGGCCGACACTGGCAGCCGccatcgccacggccacctccaACGAGACGCTCTCCGTCTTCACCGAGCACTTCCAGTTCCGGGCCAGGTTCGACGACTTCCCGACCTTCACCTTCTTCGTGGCTGCCAACGCGATCGCGGCGGGGTACCTGGTTCTGTCGCTCCCCTTCTCCGTCGTGGGGATCATCCGGCCGAAGGCGACAGTCGTCAGGCTGCTGCTGCTCATCGGCGACACGGTGATGGTGGTGCTCGTGACGGCAGCcgcgtccgcggcggcggcgatcgtGTACGTGGCGCACGAGGGGAACATGCGCGCCAACTGGGTGCCCATCTGCATGAACTTCCACGGCTTCTGCGAGCGCACCAGCGGCTCTGTCGTCGCCTCCTTCCTCGCCGTcctcgtcttcatcctcctcgtcctcctctccgCATGCGCCATCCGGCGCCGACCATGCTAG
- the LOC124683426 gene encoding vesicle-associated membrane protein 714-like, which yields MAIVYALVARGTVVLAEFAAVSGNAGAVARRILEKLPAADAEPRLCFAQDRYIFHVLRSPADGLTFLCMANDTFGRRVPFIYLEDIQMRFMKNYGRVAHSALAYAMNDEFSRVLHHQMEFFSSNPSADTLNRLRGEVSEIHTVMVDNIDKILDRGDRISLLVDRTSTMQDSAFHFRKQSKRLRRALWMKNAKLLAVLTVVIVLLLYLIIAAFCGGLALSSCRS from the exons ATGGCGATCGTGTACGCGCTCGTGGCGCGGGGCACGGTGGTGCTGGCCGAGTTCGCCGCCGTCTCGGGCaacgccggcgccgtcgcgcgcCGCATCCTCGAGAAGCTCCCCGCAGCCGACGCCGAGCCGCGCCTCTGCTTCGCGCAGGACCGCTACATCTTCCACGTCCTCCGCTCCCCCGCCGACGGGCTCACCTTCCTATGCATGGCCAACGACACTTTCGGAA GGAGGGTCCCCTTCATATACCTGGAGGACATCCAGATGAGGTTCATGAAGAACTACGGCAGGGTCGCGCACTCCGCGCTCGCCTACGCCATGAACGACGAGTTCTCCAGGGTGCTCCACCaccagatggagttcttctccagCAACCCCAGCGCCGACACCCTCAACCGCCTCCGCGGCGAAGTCAGCGAG ATACACACTGTCATGGTTGACAACATAGACAAGATACTGGACAGGGGCGACCGCATCTCGCTGCTTGTGGACAGGACCTCCACGATGCAGGACAGCGCTTTTCACTTCCGCAAGCAATCCAAGAGGCTCAGGAGAGCTCTCTGGATGAAGAATGCCAAGCTTCT AGCGGTGTTGACCGTGGTCATTGTGCTGCTGCTTTACTTGATCATTGCTGCTTTCTGCGGAGGCCTAGCCCTTTCATCATGCAGATCATAA
- the LOC124656970 gene encoding probable serine/threonine-protein kinase BSK3, producing MGAGLWRLLCCCCCCRRDSDRTDAKLRPDAAGGEEAAAAAAGGEWYDLPPFQEFTFQQLRLATAGFAADNIVSEGGDKAPNVVYRGKLDAQRRIAVKRFHRNAWPDARQFMEEAKSVGQLRNKRFVNLLGCCCEADERLLVAEYMPNDTLAKHLFHWESQAMIWPMRLRVVLYVVDALDYCISKGRDLYHDLNAYRVLFDDDCNPRLSCFGLMKNSRDGKSYSTNLAFTPPEYMRTGRITPESVIYSFGTLLLDVLSGKHIPPSHALDLIRDRNFSMLIDSCLEGQISNEEGTELLRLASRCLHYEPRERPNVRSLVLALVSLQKDVESPSYDLMDKPRGGTFTLQPIHLSPLAEACSRQDLTAIHEILESTGYKDDEGTANELSFQMWTNQMQTTIDSKKKGDSAFRQKDFSMAIGCYSQFIDVGTMISPTIYARRCLSYLMNDKPQQALNDAVQALAIFPTWPTAFYLQAAALFSLGKEKEAREALQEGAAVETKSRVH from the exons ATGGGGGCGGGGTTGTGGaggctgctgtgctgctgctgctgctgccgccgcgactCCGATCGTACTGACGCCAAGCTCAGGCCCGACGCCGCCG gcggggaggaggcggcggcggcggcggcagggggggAGTGGTACGACCTCCCGCCGTTCCAGGAGTTCACCTTCCAGCAGCTGCGCCTCGCCACCGCGGGCTTCGCCGCCGACAACATCGTCTCCGAAGGCGGCGACAAGGCGCCCAACGTCGTCTACAGGGGCAAGCTCGACGCCCAGCGCCGGATTGCCGTCAAGCGATTCCACCGCAACGCGTGGCCCGACGCGCGACAGTTCATG GAAGAAGCTAAGTCTGTTGGCCAGCTCCGGAACAAAAGATTCGTAAATTTGCTTGGTTGTTGCTGCGAAGCTGATGAAAGATTGCTTGTTGCTGAGTACATGCCCAACGACACACTGGCAAAGCATCTGTTCCATT GGGAATCACAGGCAATGATATGGCCCATGAGATTACGGGTTGTTCTGTATGTCGTCGACGCTTTAGATTACTGCATAAGCAAGGGCCGGGATCTCTATCATGATCTTAATGCCTATAGAGTTTTGTTTGATGAT GACTGCAACCCTAGGCTTTCATGTTTTGGTCTAATGAAGAACAGCCGGGATGGCAAAAGTTACAGCACCAATTTGGCATTTACTCCTCCTGAATACATGAGGACTG GAAGAATAACTCCAGAAAGTGTCATATACAGCTTCGGCACATTGTTATTGGATGTTCTTAGTGGGAAGCATATTCCTCCTAGCCAT GCCCTTGATCTGATTCGAGATCGAAACTTCAGTATGCTCATAGACTCCTGTTTAGAGGGCCAAATTTCTAATGAGGAAGGAACAGAACTACTGCGTTTAGCTTCAAGGTGCCTGCATTATGAACCACGAGAACGGCCTAATGTAAGATCTTTGGTTCTTGCGCTGGTTTCTCTTCAGAAGGATGTCGAG TCTCCATCTTACGATCTGATGGATAAACCCCGTGGTGGTACATTTACCCTTcaaccgatccatctttctcctcTTGCTGAAGCTTGCTCCAGACAGGATCTTACTGCAATACATGAAATTCTAGAGTCAACTGGCTATAAAGATGACGAGGGAACAGCGAATGAG CTCTCATTTCAGATGTGGACTAATCAAATGCAAACTACCATTGACTCAAAGAAGAAGGGCGATAGTGCATTTCGACAAAAAGATTTTAGCATGGCCATTGGTTGCTACTCTCAG TTCATTGATGTTGGTACCATGATATCGCCAACAATCTATGCCAGGCGTTGCTTGTCATATCTCATGAATGACAAGCCGCAACAAGCTCTGAATGATGCCGTGCAAGCTCTGGCGATATTTCCTACATGGCCGACTGCATTTTATCTTCAGGCTGCAGCCCTATTTTCATTGGGAAAAGAGAAGGAAGCTCGGGAAGCACTCCAGGAGGGTGCAGCTGTAGAGACAAAGAGTAGGGTCCATTAA